One stretch of Ornithinimicrobium ciconiae DNA includes these proteins:
- a CDS encoding AAA family ATPase produces the protein MAVGSVHLFYGLAGSGKTTLARELSSGGCGVRFTLDELMLRLHPDLNFESVDYGEKAAEVREVIWTIAEQILVAGVDVILDWNSWSVARRSWVVERASAIGAPVLLHTLTASLEVASNRVQDRTASGARFAHPVTTEGNQHLASLMEEPSNSEGMEIHRY, from the coding sequence ATGGCTGTTGGAAGCGTGCATCTCTTCTATGGGCTCGCGGGCTCGGGCAAGACCACTCTGGCTCGCGAGCTCAGCAGCGGCGGCTGCGGCGTTCGCTTCACCCTCGACGAGTTGATGCTGCGTCTGCATCCCGACCTCAATTTTGAGTCCGTCGATTATGGCGAGAAGGCAGCTGAGGTACGTGAGGTGATCTGGACGATCGCCGAGCAGATCCTCGTGGCCGGTGTTGACGTCATCCTGGACTGGAACAGTTGGTCAGTGGCTCGTCGCAGCTGGGTCGTCGAACGCGCATCAGCGATCGGAGCGCCCGTCCTTCTGCACACGTTGACCGCTTCCCTCGAGGTGGCCTCCAATCGCGTCCAAGACCGCACGGCAAGTGGCGCGCGATTCGCTCACCCAGTGACTACGGAAGGCAACCAGCACCTCGCCTCGTTGATGGAAGAACCGTCCAACTCGGAGGGTATGGAGATCCACCGTTACTGA